The Luteimonas sp. YGD11-2 genome has a window encoding:
- the ruvX gene encoding Holliday junction resolvase RuvX: MSTIRADGTVFGFDVGARRIGIAVGSRFGHGARALAVIDVHDGQPDWHAIDRLRQEWKPDGIIVGDPMTLDGGDQPIRRRAHRFARELRARYRLPVLLMDERSSSVEAAQRFAEQRAEGRRRRRDAAALDAMAAAIILERWLAAPDDAFALPAD, from the coding sequence ATGTCCACCATCCGGGCCGACGGCACCGTATTCGGTTTCGATGTCGGCGCACGGCGGATCGGCATCGCGGTCGGCAGCCGCTTCGGCCACGGTGCACGTGCGCTTGCGGTCATCGACGTCCATGACGGGCAGCCCGACTGGCATGCGATCGACCGCCTGCGGCAGGAGTGGAAGCCCGACGGCATCATCGTCGGCGATCCGATGACCCTCGACGGCGGCGACCAGCCCATCCGCCGACGTGCCCACCGCTTCGCACGCGAGTTGCGTGCGCGCTACCGCCTGCCGGTGCTGCTGATGGACGAGCGCTCGAGTTCGGTCGAGGCCGCCCAGCGCTTTGCCGAACAGCGTGCCGAAGGGCGCCGCCGGCGCCGCGATGCCGCCGCGCTGGACGCGATGGCCGCGGCCATCATCCTCGAACGCTGGCTGGCCGCACCCGACGATGCGTTCGCACTGCCGGCGGACTGA
- a CDS encoding amino acid permease, producing the protein MSVPDTSIPARAAASPAHALKPRQLVMMGLGSAIGAGLFLGSGVGIQIAGPAVLLSYLIAGALVIVVMHALGEMAAAKPASGAFSVYAEDAMGATAGATVGWLWWLQVGVVVAAEAVGAAGLLATIWPGLSVPGLTLTFMAVFTAINLLGVRNFGEFEFWFAILKVIAILAFIAIGIALVMGWLPAVASPGFANFTGHGGFAPNGMMGIGAALLVVVFAFGGTEIVAIAAAETADPARSLARAIRTVAWRILVFYLGSIAVIVAVVPWNSPALASPFAAVLETARIPGAATAITLVAVIALLSALNANLYGASRMIWSLARRGEAPAVLGRSDRRMVPVAAVLASVAFGFAAAALELLYPQRVLPMLLNIVGATCLLVWTIALVSQLILRRRADRAGVTLAYRMRGFPLPTLCALAILGVIFALLVASPDTRTQFLSMAALTAAIAIVSALARRHRGPA; encoded by the coding sequence ATGTCCGTTCCCGACACCTCGATCCCCGCCCGCGCCGCCGCATCCCCGGCCCACGCGCTCAAACCGCGCCAGCTGGTGATGATGGGCCTGGGCAGCGCGATCGGCGCCGGGCTGTTCCTGGGTTCCGGGGTGGGCATCCAGATCGCCGGGCCGGCGGTGCTGCTGTCGTACCTGATCGCCGGTGCGCTGGTGATCGTGGTGATGCACGCGCTCGGCGAGATGGCCGCGGCCAAACCCGCCAGCGGCGCGTTCTCGGTCTACGCCGAGGATGCGATGGGTGCCACCGCGGGTGCCACCGTCGGGTGGCTGTGGTGGCTGCAGGTGGGGGTGGTGGTGGCCGCCGAGGCGGTGGGCGCGGCCGGCCTGCTGGCGACGATCTGGCCGGGACTGTCGGTGCCGGGGCTGACGCTCACGTTCATGGCGGTGTTCACCGCGATCAACCTGCTCGGCGTGCGCAATTTCGGCGAGTTCGAGTTCTGGTTCGCGATCCTCAAGGTCATCGCGATCCTCGCCTTCATCGCCATCGGCATCGCGCTGGTGATGGGCTGGCTGCCGGCGGTCGCGTCGCCGGGCTTCGCCAACTTCACGGGCCACGGCGGCTTCGCGCCCAACGGGATGATGGGCATCGGTGCCGCGCTGCTGGTGGTGGTGTTCGCGTTCGGCGGCACCGAGATCGTGGCCATCGCCGCGGCCGAGACCGCGGACCCGGCGCGCAGCCTCGCCCGCGCGATCCGCACGGTGGCCTGGCGGATCCTGGTGTTCTATCTGGGCTCGATCGCGGTGATCGTGGCGGTGGTGCCCTGGAACAGTCCGGCGCTGGCATCGCCGTTTGCCGCCGTGCTGGAGACCGCGCGCATTCCCGGTGCGGCCACCGCCATCACCCTGGTCGCGGTGATCGCGCTGCTGTCGGCGCTCAACGCCAACCTCTACGGCGCCTCGCGGATGATCTGGTCGCTGGCGCGGCGCGGCGAGGCCCCGGCGGTGCTGGGCCGCAGCGATCGCCGCATGGTGCCGGTCGCCGCGGTGCTGGCGAGCGTCGCGTTCGGGTTCGCCGCGGCCGCGCTCGAACTGCTGTATCCACAGCGCGTGCTGCCGATGCTGCTCAACATCGTCGGCGCGACCTGCCTGCTGGTGTGGACGATCGCACTGGTGTCGCAGTTGATCCTGCGCCGGCGCGCCGATCGCGCGGGGGTGACGCTGGCGTACCGCATGCGCGGGTTCCCGCTGCCGACGCTGTGCGCACTGGCGATCCTCGGCGTCATCTTCGCGCTGCTGGTCGCTTCGCCCGACACGCGCACGCAGTTCCTGTCGATGGCGGCGCTGACCGCCGCGATCGCCATCGTCAGCGCACTTGCGCGCCGGCATCGCGGACCGGCCTGA
- a CDS encoding peptidylprolyl isomerase, whose translation MEIANRRVGTVHFTLRDEQGAEITSTRGHQPLVYLHGTNSIAAGLEQALEGRAAGDRFTVTVPPEQGFGPRHEALVQTVPRDVLDVRSEPVVGQKLQAQTARGPLDVVVTAVEADCVHVDGNHPLAGRPFVADVEVVDVRLATPDELQFGLG comes from the coding sequence ATGGAGATCGCGAACCGCAGGGTCGGCACCGTCCACTTCACCCTGCGCGACGAGCAGGGTGCGGAAATCACCAGCACCCGTGGCCACCAGCCGCTGGTGTACCTGCATGGCACCAACAGCATCGCGGCAGGGCTGGAGCAGGCGCTGGAGGGGCGCGCCGCGGGTGACCGCTTCACCGTGACCGTGCCGCCGGAGCAGGGTTTCGGCCCGCGCCACGAGGCGCTGGTGCAGACCGTGCCGCGCGATGTCCTCGACGTGCGCTCGGAACCGGTGGTCGGACAGAAGCTGCAGGCGCAGACCGCACGCGGCCCGCTGGACGTCGTGGTGACCGCGGTGGAGGCCGATTGCGTGCATGTCGATGGCAACCATCCGCTTGCCGGGCGCCCGTTCGTGGCCGACGTCGAAGTGGTCGACGTGCGGCTGGCAACGCCGGACGAGCTGCAGTTCGGGCTTGGTTGA
- a CDS encoding cold shock and DUF1294 domain-containing protein, which translates to MVGAPGLGKVIEWDDARGFGFIRPHDDDRRLFFHIRDYRRSGRRPELGELVRFRLSRQADGRWCAQDVDRVAQRRRGAVRRAVSTDAPRIGWAPAMALLAGYAALLAWSLAAGRLPLAVAVCVPALSLITWLVYAADKRAAQGRRRRVPEIHLHALELAGGWPGALLAQRMLHHKSRKRSYQAVFWIVVALNVSAVVAWPELAG; encoded by the coding sequence ATGGTGGGGGCGCCGGGGCTCGGGAAGGTCATCGAGTGGGACGATGCCCGCGGTTTCGGCTTCATCCGGCCGCACGACGATGATCGCCGGCTGTTCTTCCACATCCGCGACTACCGCAGGTCCGGCCGCCGTCCGGAGCTGGGCGAACTCGTGCGCTTCCGGTTGTCGCGCCAGGCCGATGGCCGCTGGTGCGCGCAGGACGTGGACCGGGTCGCGCAGCGCCGGCGCGGCGCAGTACGGCGCGCGGTATCGACGGATGCGCCGCGGATCGGTTGGGCGCCGGCGATGGCGCTCCTCGCAGGTTACGCGGCGTTGCTGGCCTGGTCGCTGGCCGCAGGCCGCCTGCCGCTCGCGGTCGCGGTCTGCGTGCCCGCGCTGTCACTGATCACCTGGCTGGTGTATGCGGCCGACAAGCGCGCCGCACAGGGCCGGCGTCGGCGCGTGCCCGAGATCCATCTGCACGCCCTGGAGCTTGCCGGCGGCTGGCCGGGCGCCCTGCTCGCCCAGCGCATGCTCCACCACAAGAGTCGCAAGCGCTCCTACCAGGCGGTGTTCTGGATCGTGGTCGCGTTGAACGTGTCCGCCGTGGTCGCCTGGCCGGAGCTTGCCGGCTGA
- a CDS encoding YqgE/AlgH family protein yields MQTDPTPLASQLLIALPALSDPNFARAVALICQHDDDGAMGVIVNRVSEYTLGDVFEQMDITSEDALLCAQPVLAGGPVHPERGFVVHDGTRSWDSTLRIGDDLHVTTSRDVLEAMARGDGPERALVALGCAGWGAGQLEFELTENTWLTVPADAELLFAVPLEARWNAAADRIGVDLQRVADYSGHA; encoded by the coding sequence ATGCAGACCGACCCCACGCCGCTCGCCAGCCAGTTGCTGATCGCGCTGCCGGCGCTGTCCGATCCGAACTTCGCGCGCGCGGTCGCGCTGATCTGCCAGCACGACGACGACGGCGCCATGGGCGTGATCGTCAACCGTGTCTCCGAGTACACGCTGGGCGACGTGTTCGAACAGATGGACATCACCAGCGAGGACGCGCTGCTGTGCGCGCAGCCGGTGCTGGCCGGCGGCCCCGTGCATCCCGAACGCGGCTTTGTCGTGCACGACGGTACGCGCAGCTGGGATTCGACCCTGCGCATCGGTGACGACCTGCACGTGACCACCTCGCGCGACGTGCTCGAGGCGATGGCGCGTGGCGACGGGCCCGAGCGCGCGCTGGTGGCGTTGGGCTGCGCCGGTTGGGGCGCAGGGCAGCTGGAGTTCGAGCTGACCGAGAACACCTGGCTGACCGTGCCGGCCGACGCCGAACTGCTGTTCGCGGTGCCGCTTGAAGCGCGCTGGAACGCCGCGGCCGATCGCATCGGCGTCGACCTGCAGCGCGTCGCGGACTATTCGGGCCACGCCTGA
- a CDS encoding aspartate carbamoyltransferase catalytic subunit has protein sequence MTEPMNEQLAPDGRLRHLLTLDGLPRTAVEALLDRAQAIVDDGVAGVPLAGQAVCTLFFEPSTRTRMSFQRAAQRLGADVLAFDASTSSTTKGETALDTLRNIEAMGVRGFVVRHAADGAVAALAAAAGPGTALVNAGDGRSAHPTQGLLDMLTLRQAKGRDFSGLRVVIVGDIRHSRVARSDLHALRTLGAGEIRVCAPAALLPADATLDGCRVFDDLDAALDGVDAVMMLRLQRERMEEGLVPSLEGYHREFGLTATRLRRARADAVVLHPGPMNRGVEIDDDVADGPQSLILRQVANGVAVRAAVLEALLG, from the coding sequence ATGACGGAACCGATGAACGAACAGCTCGCCCCCGATGGCCGCCTGCGCCACCTGCTCACCCTGGACGGCCTTCCCCGCACTGCGGTGGAGGCGCTGCTCGACCGTGCGCAGGCGATCGTCGACGACGGCGTCGCCGGCGTGCCGCTCGCGGGACAGGCGGTGTGCACGTTGTTCTTCGAGCCCTCGACGCGCACCCGGATGAGCTTCCAGCGCGCCGCGCAGCGGCTGGGTGCCGACGTGCTCGCCTTTGACGCGTCGACCTCGTCGACCACCAAGGGCGAGACCGCGCTCGACACCCTGCGCAATATCGAGGCGATGGGCGTGCGCGGCTTCGTGGTGCGCCATGCCGCCGACGGTGCGGTGGCGGCGCTGGCCGCGGCGGCGGGGCCGGGCACCGCGCTGGTCAATGCCGGTGATGGCCGCAGCGCGCATCCCACGCAGGGGCTGCTGGACATGCTGACGCTGCGCCAGGCCAAGGGGCGCGACTTCTCCGGCCTCAGGGTGGTCATCGTCGGCGACATCCGCCATTCGCGGGTCGCGCGTTCCGACCTGCACGCATTGCGCACGCTTGGCGCCGGCGAGATCCGCGTCTGCGCACCCGCCGCACTGCTGCCGGCCGATGCGACCCTCGACGGCTGCCGGGTCTTCGATGACCTCGATGCCGCGCTCGACGGCGTGGATGCGGTGATGATGCTGCGCCTGCAGCGCGAGCGGATGGAGGAGGGGCTAGTGCCCTCGTTGGAGGGTTACCACCGCGAGTTCGGGCTGACCGCCACACGCCTGCGTCGCGCGCGCGCGGATGCGGTGGTGCTGCACCCGGGGCCGATGAACCGCGGGGTGGAGATCGACGACGATGTCGCCGACGGCCCGCAGTCGCTGATCCTGCGCCAGGTCGCCAACGGCGTGGCGGTACGCGCGGCGGTGCTGGAAGCGCTGCTCGGCTGA